The DNA region CCTCATCCCCCTCATCCCCCTCATCCCCCTCATCCCCCTCATCCCCCTCATCTCTTCTTCGAGGTACAAGATACTGGCTGCGGTATTGCCCCACAAGAAATTGACTTGTTGTTTGAAGCTTTTGAGCAAACCGAAATCGGCAGAAAATCCCAACAAGGGACGGGACTGGGTTTAGCGATTAGCCGAAAATACGTGCAACTGATGGGAGGAGATATCACTGTCAACAGTATACCGGGTGTCGGTAGTAGATTTGTCTTTAATATTCAGATTGCTTTAGCTTGCCCCAGAGAAATCCCAATAAACCAAATTAAATACCAAATTCTAGCTTTAGCGCCGACTGAGAAAGCATACCGCATCTTAGTAGTTGACGACTCCAAAGAAAGCCGATTCTTGCTAGTTAAAATTCTTACATCTGTTGGCTTTGAAGTCAGGGAAGCTACAGATGGTAGTGAAGCAGTTGCTAATTGGGAATCTTGGCAACCACACTTAATTTTTATGGATATGCGAATGCCGGTCATGGATGGTTATGAAGCGACAAGAATAATTAAAGGTAAACAAAGAGAGTATCGAGTGGCTAATGAATTACGGAGGTTCCCAAACTCAAAACAGCAGGTGTCGTCAGGGAGCCAGTACCTTGCAGAAGGATTCCCCGATTCCGGTGAGTGCGAAGTTCTCAAAGTTGTACCCCTATTCAAAAGCCAGCTAGGCGCGACGTCTCCCACGCTAGAAGCAACTGGTGTCATGGAAAATGATGCAAATGATGCGTCCACAAAGCGATCGCCAACAGCTCTGGCTCCCCCTTCTGACTTTTCTGAGGCAGAGCAAAATTGCTCCAATACAGACACGATCGTTATTGCCCTAACTGCTAGCGCCTTTGAAGAAGAACGCCAGAAAATTTTATCTATTGGCTGCGATGATTTTATTCGCAAGCCATTCATACAAGAAGTATTATTGGAAAAACTGAGCCAACATCTGGGTGTAAAGTATACCAACCAAGTAGAAACCACAAACACAACAGTTGTCGAGCAACCCACACAGATGTTTATCAGTGTTAGCGAACTCCTGAGCCGTTTATCACAAATGTCACCTGAGTGGCTCCAACAGATTTACTATGCCGCAGCTAGCTGTAGCGATGAACTGATTTTAGAGTTACTCAAGCAAATTCCATCAGATAATAGTCAAGTTTTTAAAGTTCTCAGGGATTTAGCAAATAACTACCAGTTTGAGAAAATCATGGAATTGACTAAAACAAACGTAGAATGAATTACGAGCATTTAGACCCTAATAAAAAAGATATTTTGATCGTTGACGATATGGCGGATAACCTCCGGGTTTTATCCTCTATATTGACAAGGGAAGGGTATAGCGTTCGTAAAGCCTTGAATTGGCAAATGGCACTGACAGCAACTCAAACAGTATTACCGGATTTGATTCTACTTGATATTATGATGCCAGAAGTAGATGGCTATGAAATTTGTCAAACCTTAAAAGCTTGGGAGCTAACAGCCGATATTCCGGTGATTTTTATTAGCGCTTTAGATGATGTTTTTGACAAAGTGAAAGCTTTTAAAGTAGGTGGTGTAGACTACATCACCAAACCTTTTGAGTTCCAAGAAGTTTTAGTACGCGTGCAAAATCAACTGGCATTGAGGTCAGCGCGATTAGAAATATTGAAGCTAAATGTTGAATTGGAAGATCGAGTAAAACAGCGAACTGGGGAGCTAGAAAAAACTCTCCAAAAACTCCAAGAAGAAATTAATTCCCGCCAGAAATTGCAAAGTCAACTGCTAGACATAGCGCTGCATGATTCCCTAACTGGATTACCAAACCGAGTTTTGTTTATTAGGCGACTAAAAAATGCTTTAAATCGAGCCAAGGAAGAATCTAGTTACCAGTTTGCACTGCTTTTTTTGGACTGCGATCGCTTCAAGGTGATCAATGATTCCCTTGGACATCTGGTAGGAGATGAATTGCTAATAGCGATCGCTTACCGCCTGCAAGCATGTCTCATACCTACTCATACTCTAGCACGATTGGGCGGTGACGAATTTGGAATTCTCCTAGAAAATATTATAGATATCAATATGGCAATTCAAGTTGCCGAACAGATTTTGCAACAGTTATCACTCGCTTTTAAGCTGTCCAGATATGAAGTATTTATGAATGCCAGTATTGGGATTAGTTGGGGTAATAAAGATTATGATCGCCCAGAGTATTTGCTACGGGATGCTGATACAGCAATGTATCGAGCCAAGGCTCAAGGAAGAGCCAAATATCACGTTTTCAATCCAGCAATGCATCAAGAAGCTATTCAGCTTTTAGAGTTAGAAAATGATCTGCGAAGGGCTGTTGAAAGACAAGAATTCCTCGTTTACTATCAGCCAATTATTTCCTTAGTTACAGGCAGAATTTCTGGATTTGAAGCCTTGGTACGCTGGCAACATCCGATTCGCGGTTTGGTTTCTCCTATAGAGTTTATTCCTGTGGCAGAAGAAACAGGTTTGATTAATGCCATAAATACTTGGGTATTACAGTCAGCTTGTCATCAACTGAGCATCTGGCAACATTATCCAGTCACACCAGAACCTCTAACTATGAGTGTCAATTTGAGCGCACGGTTATTTTTACAGCCTAATTTAGTAGAACAAATTGACCGAATAATTTCTGAAAATAAAATAAATCCTGCATACTTAGAATTAGAAATTACAGAAAGTGTAATTATGGAAAATACTAATGCAATTGAAATAATTCTTCAACAACTAAAGCAGCGCCAAATCAAGTTGATTATGGATGATTTTGGTACAGGATATTCTTCTTTGAGTTACCTACACAGCTTTCCTTTTAATGCACTAAAAATTGATAAATCTTTCGTTAAACGTATGCAAGAAAATAAAGAGAACATGGGACTAGTACCAGCAATGATTGGCATTGCCAACTCAATGGGAATGAGTGCGATCGCTGAAGGTGTCGAAACCCAAGAACAACTAATCCAATTGAGAAGTTTAAACTGTAATTTTGCTCAAGGATATCTATTTTCTAAACCCATAGAACAACAATTGGTTATTAAGTTACTTGCTTTATCACCTCAATGGTAGCTATCAAATAACACCTATAAAAGTTTCATTGTTGACCCTCGGCTAGATAATATACTGCTGTAATTAGGCTATCAAGTTTGCAAAATTCCTAATTGAGTTGTGAAAATTATTGTAGAGGCGTAGCAGCTTGCAGCAGGCTAACGCCATCTCAAGTACTGGGGGATTTAGACTAGAAATACAAGTATTTCAGTGAAATTGATAAAAATTTTTCAGCACTGTTTCAAATAAGTCTTTACTGTTTTCAACTATTACAAACATAGCTTTTTATACACAATGCCTTTAAATCAAATTAATTATCATAAAAAAAATATTTTAGTAGTCGATGATACCCCAGATAATTTGCGGCTTTTATCAGCGATGTTGACTACACAAGGTTTTGAAGTTCGCAAAGCCTTAAACGGTAAAATGGCGCTGACTGCCTGCCAAATGGTTTTGCCAGATGTGATTTTACTGGATATCAATATGCCCGATATGGATGGCTATCAAGTATGTCAAAAGCTGAAAGCTGATGAGAAAACTTGTGAAGTGCCAGTAATTTTTATTAGCGCCTTAGATGATGTTGTAGATAAAGTAAAAGCCTTTGGTGTTGGTGGTGTAGATTATATTGCAAAACCTTTTCATGGGGCAGAGGTTGTGTCACGAATTGAAAATCAGATTAATTTACGTTTGCTTCAAGTTAAACTACAAGAAAAAAACTTTTTACTTCAACAGGCTCTTGACAACTTGAAAGCCTCTCAAGTTCAACAGATTCAGAACGAAAAGATGGTAGCGCTGGGACAGTTAGTGGCTGGGCTTGCTCATGAAATTAATAACCCTATCAGCTTTATTTATGGGAATCTCCAATATGCTGGTCAATATGTAAAAGACTTAGTGAATCTGATTGAGGCTTATCAACAGGAATATCCCAAAGCTACACCAAAAATTCAGCAAATAGCCAAAGATATAGACCTGAATTTTATTATTAAGGATCTGCAAAACCTGATAGGTGCAATGTATAGAGGATCTGATCGCATTCAGGAAATTGTACTAGCACTACAACGCTTTTCTCGGCATGATGAAGCAGAGATGAAGCAGGTCAATATCCACGAAGACATCGAAAACACTTTGGTGATGTTACAACATAGACTCAGGGAAACAGCAGATCGTCCCGCAATTATTATAGTGAAAGATTATGGTAACTTGCCCTTAGTCACTTGTTATGCGAGTGAATTAAACCAAGTATTTATGCATCTGTTGAATAATGCTATTGATGCAATAGAAGAGGGAGTGGGGAGTAGAGAGTGGGGAATGGGGAATCTATCTTTAGAAGAGGGAGTGAGGAGTGGGGAGTGGGGAATGGGGAATCTATCTTTTAATCCTTACTCTCTACTTCCTACTCCCCAAATTAGGATTCACACAGAGGTGACTGAGTTAAATATGGTCAAAATTGCGATCGCAGATAATGGCCCTGGTATTGAAGAGTCGTTGCGATCGCGTTTATTTGATCCATTTTTTACCACAAAACCTGTGGGCAAAGGTAGTGGGCTAGGATTATCTATTAGTTATCAGATTATTGTCCAAAAACACCAAGGAAATATTACCTGCACTTCTTCTGTTGGGCAAGGAGCAGAATTTGTGATCGAAATTCCCATCAAGCAACAAGAGCATTAGCCAACAGAAAACTTAGTAAATTATCCTTTGAAAGGGGAATGTAAAACCAATACAATTACCATTTATCACCAATCATTTTGACATAGTTAACGGCAGTTGAACTGTGAACGTTGTCCAGCCCTGAGAACTGGTAACTTCAATTGTACCTTGGAGATATTCTACTAACTTCTTCACTAATGATAAACCTAATCCTGTACCGCCATGTTGCCAGCGATCGCTTTGAGGAATCCGGTAAAACGGCTCAAAGATTCGAAATTGTTCTTTTTTAGGGATTATCACCCCAGAATTGCTAATTGTGATTTGAAAATAGGATTGAAGATTATCTAATACACCAGATTTAGCATCCTCATTTATGAGACTTTTTGTGGTGTCGATTATCCGAACATTCACCATAATTTGTCCATCAGGAGGAGTAAATTTACAAGCATTGTTGAGTAACTCTGAGACAATTTCGGTCAGGCTAGCCAAGTCTGTAACTAAAGGTGGTAAATTTGGAGGAATACTAACTTGGAAAGTCTGTTGCCTAACCCCAGCCCGTTCCCCAAAATATTCGGCAACGTGAGGCAGCCAAGTTTGGAGTTTAATTGAAGTTAATTCCAACGGATAGACATCTGCATCAATCATTCGCATATACAGCAAATTGTCTACTAAATCTAGTTCTTGTTCACATTGTTCACGCAGGATAGTTAAGTAGTGGGCTACAGATTCAGATGAGGAAAGTGCGTTTGAATTTAAGATACCCTGCCGATCAAGAATATTTTCTAGCGCGGAAATGGTCATTTTGATGTTTGACAAGGGCGTTCGCATTTCATGAGAAGTGGTTGCAAGAAAATCCTCTTTCAACTGGTTCAGCCGTTGGAGTTCTGCTACTTGAATTTTTAATTGTTGGGCACGCTCATCTGCGAGATTGCGTTCTTCAGTTAGCCGTCGTTGCGTGTCGTCCCGGAAAACTAATACGCCTCCTGTAATTACACCACTATTATTTCTCAGGGGAGTAGCGCTATCAGCTACTGGTATGGTTGTGCCGTCTCTAGCAACTAGTAAGATGTGATTGCCTAGATAGATAGTAGTTTCTTGTTGCAGGGCTGTGATAATTGGATTCTGGGTGGGGATCTGAGTTTGTTCATCAACAAGCTTGAACACTTCGGTTAACATTCGTCCTTTGGCTTCATCCCATCGCCACCCTGTCAATGCTTCAGCGACCTGATTTAGATACTTGATGCTTAACTGAAGATCGACTACAATCACTCCGTCCCCCATTCCTCGAAGGATAGAACTTAAAAATTGCTCGCGATCGTAACGATTTAGTGCTGTTTGAATGGCAACGTAGAGTTCTTGCTCCTTGATTGGTTTAAGAATATATCCAAAGGGGGATGTCAGCGTTGCCCGCTCTACAGTACTTCTATCAGAATGCCCCGTAACATAGATAGCAGGAATTTGCAAATTATGCCAGATTTGCTCTGCTGCCTGGATACCGTCCATTTCACCCCGTAATCTGATATCCATTAAAATCAGGTTTGGGCGTAATTCGGTTGCTTTTACAATTGCCCCTTCTGCTGAATCCGCTATATCTAAAACAATGTATCCCAAAGACTCTAAACTTTCTTGCAAATTCATCGCAAGAATATATTCATCTTCAACAATAAGGATTCTAACTGTCTCCTTTGCATCTAGGTTTGATGGGATGCCAATTGTTTTCATACCCGGCTGTTTGTAAAAGTAATTTTGAACTGTGTTCCGTGGTGAGAGTCAATTTCGAGCTTTCCTCTTAGTTGCTTGACTAAACCCTGGATAAGAGTTATGCCGAGTGTTTTAGTTTTGTCGCGATCAAAATTTTCAGGTAAACCAATGCCATTATCTCGAATAATGAGTGCCAAAGTAGACTTGGATTCTTGATAAAACTTAACCTCAATTTCCCCTTTACGATTACCAACAAAAGCGTATTTCAAAGCATTGGAAACCAGTTCATTGATAATCAAGCCACAGGGAATGGCAGTTTCGATGTCAAGGCTAGCATTTTCAACTTGAATCTTCAGTTGAATTTGGTTAGAACTGACGTTGTAAGAATCAAATAAATGAGTTGTTAAATCTGGGATGTATTGAGCGAAATCAATATCAGCAAGGTCTTCAGAGCGGTATAACTTTTCATGAACCAAGGCAATGGAGGCAATACGGTTTTGACTATCGCGCAAAACAGCTGTCACCAGAGGATCTTGTGTACGTCTGCACTGCATTTGCAGCAAACTGCTGACAATTCCTAAATTGTTTTTAACACGATGGTGAATTTCTTTGAGTAATACCTCCTTTTCTTTCAGAGAGGCTTTGATTTTTTCCTGCGTTTGCTTATGCTCGGTGATGTCTTGTTGGACAGCTACAAGGACGCTTCCATACTCAGGATGCTCAAAAATGGAAGCGTTCGCCCTACACCAGAACGGAGTGCCATCTTTTTTAACATTATAAACTTCATAGTTTGCCTCACCGTGTTGCAAGACAGCAGTCCTAATTGCCTGGTTAACTTCTTCAGGTGTATTATGTTCGTCACCGTAGTTGACAATCGACACATGCTGACCGATTAATTCACCAGGTTCATAGCCAAACATCTGCTCAAATTTAGGATTAGCGTAGACAAACACGCTATCTGTGGCATGAATTAGGCAAATTCCCTCTGCCATGTTACGGGTAATCACTGCTTGCAGTTCTAACATTTGTTCAGCGCGTTTGCGATCGCTGATTTCAACTACGACAATGCCTATACTAATGGGTTGATCGGCTTGAGACTGAATCGGAAAGTAGGAAGCTAACCAAGTCCTGATTACACCTGGGAGTTTCGGGGTTTCTCCACTGATTTCCAAATCCAGAATCGGTTCACCCGTTCTCAAGACATGTTGAAAGATTTGCTCCTGCTTTGATGCCACATCAGGAACAATATCCCACGGTCTCTTGCCAATATGCGCGGCTGCGGGAATGCCATTAATTTCTGCTAATGCTTCATTAATCAATGAGTAACGCAGTTCCTGATCCAGAATGGTTATACCAACAGGTGCGTTGTTGATGAAGGTATCTAATAACTTTTGCTTGTGAGCCAGTTCTCGCTCCAAAATCTTCTGTTCTGTGATGTCGATCGCCACCCTACCCACTAGCTTTTGTGCAGACAATCCCAGAATCGGGAACTTATATACCAAGAACTCTCCAAGGCTACCATCTGGTCGGGAAGCAACTTCGATCGCCTCAATTACCTGATTTGTCTGTATAACTGTCTGAATGCGATCAAAATGCTGCCGAGCAATTTCATCTGGATAGAGGTCAAAAATGGATTGTCCAATCACCTGTTCGGGTAGTAATTTAAATGTATGCAGGTATGCTTGGTTTAAGTAAAGTACACGCCCGTCGGAATCAGTGATCCAAGCTAGCACGGGGCTATTGTTCATAAATGCTTGGAACCGAGCTTCACTTTCTTGCAGAGCTGCTTCTGCTTGTTTGCGTAAGCGAAGCTCGTCGTAGACATCGCTGGTATCAATAATTACCCCTAACATCCGAACAGGTTCGCCTGCTTCGTTATAAATGCCGCGCCCTTTCCCAATCAGCCAGTGAACTTTGCCATTGGGATAAATCACTCGATATTCACCTTGAAAATTAGTATGTTGTGCTAGGGCATTTGATACAGCTTGTTCAATTTGGTCAACATCCTCTAGATGAACACGATCGCGCCATAGCTGATAGCTGGCTGTTGTTTCTGGTTCTAAACCTAACAAACGAAAATGGTTGTCGTTCCAGATAACTTCATTTGTTTTAAGATTCCAATCCCAGATCCCGATGTGGTTAAATTCTAACGTTAGTCTGAGTTGTTCTTCACTTCTGGCTAAGGCTGCTTCGGTTTGTTTGCGTAAGCGAAGCTCATCATAGACATCGCTGATATCCCGATGAGTACCAGTCATCCGCAAAGGCTTACCCTGTTTATCTCGCATTACAACTTTGCCATAGTTGGCAATCCATTTGGATTCGCCCGACTTAGTTCGGAGTCGATAATTAAATTTGTAGGGTATTGAATTATCCTTTAAGTGATCTGCCAAGATTTTCTCAACCCAAGGCAGATCCTCTGGATGGACTAATCGCTTCCAGGTACTAAGATCCTGTGGAAGTTCATCGAAACTGTATCCAAGCATTTCTAAATAACGGGGGCTGTAATATACCTCTCCAGTAAGAATATTCCAGTCCCATAAAGCATCCCCAGAAGCTTCTAGTGCTAATTGTAATCTCTCTTCACTTTCTCGAAGTTTTTCCTCAGCTTGTTTGCGTTCGCTAATGTCTCCAAGTGAACCGACCAATCGAACTGGATTTCCTTGCTCATTCCAGATAGCTTTGGCCCGCGATCGCACCCAGCGATAACTGCCATCCTTGCACCGCAGACGATACTCAACGTTATAATCGGCAACTTGCCTAAGCAAATAAGCCTTTTGTGCAGCCATGACTCTGGTATAATCATCAGGATGAATGCGAATACTCCACTCATCATCGCGATCGCTAAATTCGTTAGGTTCATATCCCAAAATTGCGAACCAACGCTCAGACCGGAAGATTTGATTAGTAGATATGTCCCAATCCCAAATTCCTTCATTAGTACCTGCGATCGCTAATTGCCAACGTTCTTCACTTTGACGCAATATTTCTTCAGCTTTTTGGCGATCGCGCAATGCAACTTCCCGTTCGGTGACATCTTGGGCAGTACTATAAAGGCGGATTGCCTCTCCATCGGCATTGAATTCTGGATGTCCAATACCCTCAAAGTAGCGATTAGAACCATCTGACTGGGGTACACGGAGAATTTCTTTGTAAGACTCACCAGTGGCGATCGCTCGCTCAACAACTTGGTGCAATTTCTCCCCATCTTCAGGGTGATACAATTGCAGAATTTCCTGATAGTTTGGCTCAAGAAGTGCGGGTTCTCGATTGAAGAGGTCGAAAAGCCCCTTCGACCAGGTAATTTTGCCACTAGCAAGTTCAAACTCCCAATTGCCAAGGCGAGCAACTTGCTGGGATTCTTCTAGCAGGGCTTGACTTTTGCGTAGTGTTTCTTCAGTGCGCTTGAGGTCGGTGACATCTACCACCAGTCCATCCCAAGCCACACGTCCATCTTTCAACTGACGTGGTGTAGAACGAAAATGAAACCATTTGAGCTTACCACTGGGCGTTCGGATTCGCAGTTGAATATCAAATACAGACAGATTCAGGCATGACTCTGCAACGGCTGCTTCTAGGCGGGGGATATCCTCTGGGAGAAACTGGCGATAAAGCAGAGATGAATCTCTGAGTGCATCTTCTGCCTTGACTTCCATCAGTTTTTCAATTCCCCCACTCAGGTAGGAAAAGCGATCGCTACCATCCAATTCACGGATTACCCGATAAACTGCACCATTAGGCAGATTATCTCCAATCAAGTACAACATCACTTCACGCTCAGACAAGGCGAGTTCTGTTGCTTTGCGTTCAGTGATATCTCGCCCTTCTGGAATCAACAAAACGACTTGACCCGTTTCGT from Nostoc commune NIES-4072 includes:
- a CDS encoding two-component system response regulator; amino-acid sequence: MNYEHLDPNKKDILIVDDMADNLRVLSSILTREGYSVRKALNWQMALTATQTVLPDLILLDIMMPEVDGYEICQTLKAWELTADIPVIFISALDDVFDKVKAFKVGGVDYITKPFEFQEVLVRVQNQLALRSARLEILKLNVELEDRVKQRTGELEKTLQKLQEEINSRQKLQSQLLDIALHDSLTGLPNRVLFIRRLKNALNRAKEESSYQFALLFLDCDRFKVINDSLGHLVGDELLIAIAYRLQACLIPTHTLARLGGDEFGILLENIIDINMAIQVAEQILQQLSLAFKLSRYEVFMNASIGISWGNKDYDRPEYLLRDADTAMYRAKAQGRAKYHVFNPAMHQEAIQLLELENDLRRAVERQEFLVYYQPIISLVTGRISGFEALVRWQHPIRGLVSPIEFIPVAEETGLINAINTWVLQSACHQLSIWQHYPVTPEPLTMSVNLSARLFLQPNLVEQIDRIISENKINPAYLELEITESVIMENTNAIEIILQQLKQRQIKLIMDDFGTGYSSLSYLHSFPFNALKIDKSFVKRMQENKENMGLVPAMIGIANSMGMSAIAEGVETQEQLIQLRSLNCNFAQGYLFSKPIEQQLVIKLLALSPQW
- a CDS encoding hybrid sensor histidine kinase/response regulator — protein: MPLNQINYHKKNILVVDDTPDNLRLLSAMLTTQGFEVRKALNGKMALTACQMVLPDVILLDINMPDMDGYQVCQKLKADEKTCEVPVIFISALDDVVDKVKAFGVGGVDYIAKPFHGAEVVSRIENQINLRLLQVKLQEKNFLLQQALDNLKASQVQQIQNEKMVALGQLVAGLAHEINNPISFIYGNLQYAGQYVKDLVNLIEAYQQEYPKATPKIQQIAKDIDLNFIIKDLQNLIGAMYRGSDRIQEIVLALQRFSRHDEAEMKQVNIHEDIENTLVMLQHRLRETADRPAIIIVKDYGNLPLVTCYASELNQVFMHLLNNAIDAIEEGVGSREWGMGNLSLEEGVRSGEWGMGNLSFNPYSLLPTPQIRIHTEVTELNMVKIAIADNGPGIEESLRSRLFDPFFTTKPVGKGSGLGLSISYQIIVQKHQGNITCTSSVGQGAEFVIEIPIKQQEH
- a CDS encoding hybrid sensor histidine kinase/response regulator; the protein is MKTIGIPSNLDAKETVRILIVEDEYILAMNLQESLESLGYIVLDIADSAEGAIVKATELRPNLILMDIRLRGEMDGIQAAEQIWHNLQIPAIYVTGHSDRSTVERATLTSPFGYILKPIKEQELYVAIQTALNRYDREQFLSSILRGMGDGVIVVDLQLSIKYLNQVAEALTGWRWDEAKGRMLTEVFKLVDEQTQIPTQNPIITALQQETTIYLGNHILLVARDGTTIPVADSATPLRNNSGVITGGVLVFRDDTQRRLTEERNLADERAQQLKIQVAELQRLNQLKEDFLATTSHEMRTPLSNIKMTISALENILDRQGILNSNALSSSESVAHYLTILREQCEQELDLVDNLLYMRMIDADVYPLELTSIKLQTWLPHVAEYFGERAGVRQQTFQVSIPPNLPPLVTDLASLTEIVSELLNNACKFTPPDGQIMVNVRIIDTTKSLINEDAKSGVLDNLQSYFQITISNSGVIIPKKEQFRIFEPFYRIPQSDRWQHGGTGLGLSLVKKLVEYLQGTIEVTSSQGWTTFTVQLPLTMSK
- a CDS encoding PAS domain-containing protein, whose product is MQQLKQLQEQQKLIGAIALDIRKSLKFQDILATSVKEVRQLLKADCVLVYQFTHQIQGKVIAESVLSQWTPTLELEIEDTDFQQSPREEYYQGKIWAATNIYEAGLSDRHIQFLEQFQVKANLVVPILLENQGTPAVVWGLFIVHQCSAFRQWQTFEVEFLNQLTVQLAIAIQQAQLQNNLQTLKAELEAKVEERTTALQESDRRFRAIFDNTFQFTGLLTPDGILLEANQTALSFGGLKLEDVINRPFWEAHWWTISPQTQEQLKQAIARAVQGEFVRYEVDVLGANNRVATIDFSLRPLQNETGQVVLLIPEGRDITERKATELALSEREVMLYLIGDNLPNGAVYRVIRELDGSDRFSYLSGGIEKLMEVKAEDALRDSSLLYRQFLPEDIPRLEAAVAESCLNLSVFDIQLRIRTPSGKLKWFHFRSTPRQLKDGRVAWDGLVVDVTDLKRTEETLRKSQALLEESQQVARLGNWEFELASGKITWSKGLFDLFNREPALLEPNYQEILQLYHPEDGEKLHQVVERAIATGESYKEILRVPQSDGSNRYFEGIGHPEFNADGEAIRLYSTAQDVTEREVALRDRQKAEEILRQSEERWQLAIAGTNEGIWDWDISTNQIFRSERWFAILGYEPNEFSDRDDEWSIRIHPDDYTRVMAAQKAYLLRQVADYNVEYRLRCKDGSYRWVRSRAKAIWNEQGNPVRLVGSLGDISERKQAEEKLRESEERLQLALEASGDALWDWNILTGEVYYSPRYLEMLGYSFDELPQDLSTWKRLVHPEDLPWVEKILADHLKDNSIPYKFNYRLRTKSGESKWIANYGKVVMRDKQGKPLRMTGTHRDISDVYDELRLRKQTEAALARSEEQLRLTLEFNHIGIWDWNLKTNEVIWNDNHFRLLGLEPETTASYQLWRDRVHLEDVDQIEQAVSNALAQHTNFQGEYRVIYPNGKVHWLIGKGRGIYNEAGEPVRMLGVIIDTSDVYDELRLRKQAEAALQESEARFQAFMNNSPVLAWITDSDGRVLYLNQAYLHTFKLLPEQVIGQSIFDLYPDEIARQHFDRIQTVIQTNQVIEAIEVASRPDGSLGEFLVYKFPILGLSAQKLVGRVAIDITEQKILERELAHKQKLLDTFINNAPVGITILDQELRYSLINEALAEINGIPAAAHIGKRPWDIVPDVASKQEQIFQHVLRTGEPILDLEISGETPKLPGVIRTWLASYFPIQSQADQPISIGIVVVEISDRKRAEQMLELQAVITRNMAEGICLIHATDSVFVYANPKFEQMFGYEPGELIGQHVSIVNYGDEHNTPEEVNQAIRTAVLQHGEANYEVYNVKKDGTPFWCRANASIFEHPEYGSVLVAVQQDITEHKQTQEKIKASLKEKEVLLKEIHHRVKNNLGIVSSLLQMQCRRTQDPLVTAVLRDSQNRIASIALVHEKLYRSEDLADIDFAQYIPDLTTHLFDSYNVSSNQIQLKIQVENASLDIETAIPCGLIINELVSNALKYAFVGNRKGEIEVKFYQESKSTLALIIRDNGIGLPENFDRDKTKTLGITLIQGLVKQLRGKLEIDSHHGTQFKITFTNSRV